The Mucilaginibacter gracilis genomic interval GGCGGCTTGCCTGCCTTGATACCGCTTTTAGGCTATATCATTTTTGGCGTGGGCAATATATTTTTCTTTTCGCTTGCTTTAAAATCACTCAGTAATTCTACCGCATATTCCGTTTGGACGGCCATGACCATAGTTGTGCTCAAACTAATAGAACTGCTTTACTTTAAACAAAAAATATCTGTAGTAGAGTTTTGCTTTATCATTATGATAATTGTTGGTATTATGGGTCTAAAGTTTTATGGCCCGCCTGAGAAAACGATTTAAATTGCTTACAGAATAGTTAGTTTGGCGTTACCAGAGTTTAACTCTTTACTTCCCTAACAATTGCATCACAAAAAAGAAGGTAGCCAGTGCAGCAAACGATAAGCTGATTATCCAGTAAATTCTCTTTTTAATTAGTATAGAAATAGCGCCTATTGCTATAGCTATCTGGAAAAGGGTAACCGAGCGAGCCAATATATTATGACTCTCTACATGCTCGCGCGATTCGGCTTCGGCTTCTTTAGCCTTGTCCATTATTTCTTGCTGTTCCTTTTTGTTATCCTTAATTTTTTCTTCATCGGCAGCGATAGGTTGTTTGCCCATAGCTTTCAATATTTTTCCGTCGGATTCCAATATTTCGCTTTTGATGCCTTTGGCCTGGTAATATGCCCACTGGTCGCTGGCATGTATCTGGCTCAACATTGCTTCGTCCGAG includes:
- a CDS encoding DUF4337 domain-containing protein, which translates into the protein MAEIEDPTEALNEHIHEGAHHAEAEGNKWIVYVALTTAIIAVVSAVTSLVAAYHSDEAMLSQIHASDQWAYYQAKGIKSEILESDGKILKAMGKQPIAADEEKIKDNKKEQQEIMDKAKEAEAESREHVESHNILARSVTLFQIAIAIGAISILIKKRIYWIISLSFAALATFFFVMQLLGK
- a CDS encoding DMT family transporter, whose amino-acid sequence is MRWLFLFIASLFEALWTYSVKYFSLAQLKTIRFDNFYKLDGGLPALIPLLGYIIFGVGNIFFFSLALKSLSNSTAYSVWTAMTIVVLKLIELLYFKQKISVVEFCFIIMIIVGIMGLKFYGPPEKTI